Proteins co-encoded in one Neodiprion lecontei isolate iyNeoLeco1 chromosome 3, iyNeoLeco1.1, whole genome shotgun sequence genomic window:
- the LOC107217997 gene encoding uncharacterized protein LOC107217997, translated as MSTELRDSLIYDCNYNLFIVKTMLPNIRNIQDRQTAVRWLRYLKTGANTIDEMKLRNDFMYYLVLNVQEGTLKPPFDKPPLPGSSMISMANLLPGVSEGGVCDINPPKTIKSGDSVIAGGAQRSEIMRRSPDGGAFLASQPIPDVGAFCYLSVITKKPK; from the exons ATGTCGACCGAGCTCAGAGACTCCCTCATCTACGATTGCAACTACAACCTTTTCATTGTCAAGACTATGCTTCCGAACATCAGAAATATTCAAG ACAGGCAGACGGCGGTCCGATGGCTAAGATACCTCAAGACAGGCGCAAACACCATCGACGAAATGAAGTTACGGAACGACTTTATGTATTACTTGGTGCTAAACGTCCAAGAGGGCACCCTCAAGCCACCGTTTGACAAGCCTCCGCTTCCAGGCAGCTCTATGATATCAATGGCAAATCTTCTG CCAGGAGTCTCGGAGGGAGGCGTCTGTGACATAAACCCACCCAAGACAATAAAATCCGGCGACTCGGTGATCGCGGGGGGAGCACAGAGGTCGGAGATCATGCGACGATCGCCTGACGGCGGTGCGTTCTTGGCCTCTCAGCCCATACCTGACGTCGGCGCCTTTTGCTACCTCTCAGTCATCACCAAGAAGCCGAAGTGA